In Gemmata obscuriglobus, a single genomic region encodes these proteins:
- a CDS encoding alpha/beta hydrolase → MIRSLAALAALAFSGSPAFAQKDPPVPDAVTFEKGVEYTNPDDQHLQLNIARPKGDGPFPCVLCIHGGGFRAGSREGYNGQIVRLAERGYVAVTVSYRLAPKYPFPAAIHDTKAAIRWLRANAKKYGIDPDRIGVTGGSAGGHLAQFLGVTAGVKEFEGAGGNSTFSSAVKCVVNVYGPSDFTKSYGKSVDAAEVLPLFLGGNLEKARPLHIKASPLYWVTPNAAPTLCVHGTEDKYVHVEQAEWLVDKLKAAGVEAELLKLEGAGHGFKGKDAETAERATIAFFDKHLKQK, encoded by the coding sequence ATGATCCGCTCGCTTGCCGCCCTCGCCGCCCTTGCCTTCTCCGGTTCGCCCGCGTTCGCACAAAAAGACCCGCCCGTTCCGGACGCGGTGACGTTCGAGAAGGGCGTCGAGTACACGAACCCGGACGACCAGCACCTGCAACTCAATATCGCCCGGCCGAAGGGCGACGGGCCGTTCCCGTGCGTGCTGTGCATTCACGGCGGCGGGTTCCGCGCCGGCTCGCGTGAGGGGTACAACGGCCAGATCGTCCGGCTCGCCGAGCGCGGCTACGTGGCTGTCACGGTGAGCTACCGGCTGGCGCCGAAGTACCCGTTCCCGGCCGCGATCCACGACACCAAGGCCGCCATCCGCTGGCTCCGCGCGAACGCCAAGAAGTACGGCATCGATCCCGACCGCATCGGCGTCACCGGCGGGTCCGCGGGCGGGCACCTCGCACAGTTCCTTGGCGTCACCGCCGGCGTCAAGGAGTTTGAAGGGGCGGGCGGTAACTCGACGTTCTCCAGCGCCGTGAAGTGCGTTGTGAACGTGTACGGCCCCAGCGACTTCACCAAGTCCTACGGCAAGAGCGTCGACGCCGCCGAGGTGCTGCCGCTGTTCCTTGGCGGGAACCTGGAGAAGGCGCGGCCGCTGCACATCAAGGCGAGCCCGTTGTACTGGGTGACCCCGAACGCGGCCCCGACGCTGTGCGTCCACGGCACCGAGGACAAGTACGTCCACGTCGAACAGGCCGAGTGGCTCGTGGACAAGCTGAAGGCCGCAGGGGTGGAGGCCGAACTGCTCAAGCTCGAAGGCGCCGGTCACGGGTTCAAAGGTAAGGACGCCGAGACCGCCGAGCGGGCGACGATCGCCTTCTTCGACAAACACCTCAAGCAGAAATAA
- a CDS encoding DUF1559 domain-containing protein — protein sequence MRAHRSAFTLIELLVVIAIIAILIGLLLPAVQKVREAAARMSCQNNMKQLSLANMNYESTYQKFLPGVSQPGGCCAGTWIVPAMPFIEQQSLYALAQPNFGVANYGSNATVVQTRLKTLTCPSDTPGLVGSNTLHSYVLNAGNTSLYQQNIPNGCTGGTTIGTGCTTFGGAPFGFYGDPSNVANNNDAGYAQTGKQYTIASISDGTSNTLAIAEILQAPGGSGDYRGFLWWGGSAGFTTFQLPNSSSSTDVITGAGCGPGNALYPCTTTSDVNALPRQLVARSRHTGGINVALCDGSVRFVSNSIDLPTWRAAGSSQGGETLPLQ from the coding sequence ATGCGTGCTCACCGAAGTGCGTTCACGCTAATCGAACTGCTCGTCGTCATCGCCATCATCGCCATTCTCATCGGGCTCCTTCTGCCGGCCGTGCAGAAGGTCCGCGAGGCCGCCGCCCGGATGAGCTGCCAGAACAACATGAAGCAGCTCTCGCTCGCGAACATGAACTACGAAAGCACGTACCAGAAGTTCCTCCCGGGGGTGAGCCAGCCGGGCGGCTGCTGCGCCGGCACGTGGATCGTCCCGGCCATGCCGTTCATCGAGCAGCAGAGCCTGTACGCCCTCGCGCAGCCGAACTTCGGCGTCGCCAACTACGGGAGCAACGCCACCGTGGTTCAGACCCGCCTGAAAACGCTGACCTGCCCGAGCGACACCCCGGGCCTCGTCGGCAGCAACACCCTGCACAGCTACGTCCTCAACGCGGGCAACACGAGCTTGTACCAGCAGAACATCCCGAACGGCTGCACCGGCGGGACCACCATCGGCACCGGCTGCACCACGTTCGGCGGCGCGCCGTTCGGCTTCTACGGCGACCCCTCCAACGTGGCCAACAACAACGACGCGGGGTACGCCCAGACCGGCAAGCAGTACACCATCGCCAGCATTTCCGACGGCACCAGTAACACCCTCGCCATCGCCGAGATCCTGCAAGCGCCGGGCGGGTCGGGCGACTACCGGGGCTTCCTCTGGTGGGGCGGCTCGGCCGGCTTCACCACGTTCCAACTGCCGAACAGCAGCAGCTCGACCGACGTGATCACCGGCGCGGGGTGCGGCCCGGGCAACGCCCTGTACCCCTGCACCACGACGAGCGACGTCAACGCGCTGCCGCGGCAGCTCGTCGCCCGGTCGCGGCACACGGGCGGCATCAACGTGGCCCTCTGCGACGGGAGCGTGCGGTTCGTGAGCAACAGCATCGACCTGCCGACCTGGCGCGCCGCCGGGAGTTCGCAAGGGGGCGAAACGCTGCCGCTGCAGTAA
- a CDS encoding IS5 family transposase translates to MRTQSYPSDVTDEQWGLIEPHIPVYPGGRPRTTALRDVTDAVFYVLRTGCQWRYRPKDFPPKSTVGRYFDEWRHNGTRDTIHDLLRKKVRTAERPYSPRTTASVDSQSVDTTSGGEERGRDNAKNVDGRKRHILVDSMGLLLAVLVTAASVDDAKAAAELFGRLDEQPMGKVRRVFADRKYHNYALYEWVETNARWELVIVRRPDGAKGWVKLPRRWTVERTFAWLGTCRRLSKDREKTVRSSEAFVKLAMIHLMLNRLEPKGGDAEFQYHTVA, encoded by the coding sequence ATGCGAACCCAATCCTACCCGAGCGACGTGACCGACGAGCAGTGGGGGCTCATCGAGCCACACATCCCCGTGTACCCCGGCGGCCGTCCCCGCACCACCGCCCTGCGGGACGTCACCGACGCGGTCTTCTACGTGCTGCGGACCGGTTGCCAGTGGCGGTACCGGCCCAAGGACTTCCCGCCCAAGTCCACGGTCGGGCGGTACTTCGACGAGTGGCGACACAACGGCACCCGCGACACGATCCATGACCTTCTCCGCAAAAAGGTCCGCACCGCCGAGAGGCCGTACTCGCCCCGGACGACCGCGAGCGTGGATAGCCAGTCGGTGGACACGACCTCCGGCGGCGAGGAGCGGGGCCGGGACAACGCCAAGAACGTGGACGGGCGGAAGCGGCACATCCTCGTGGATTCCATGGGGTTGCTGCTGGCCGTGCTGGTGACGGCCGCGAGCGTCGATGATGCCAAGGCGGCGGCCGAACTGTTCGGCCGGCTGGACGAGCAACCGATGGGGAAGGTGCGCCGGGTGTTCGCCGACCGCAAGTACCACAACTACGCCCTGTACGAGTGGGTCGAGACGAACGCCCGGTGGGAGCTGGTCATCGTCCGCCGCCCGGACGGGGCCAAGGGGTGGGTGAAGTTACCGCGGCGGTGGACGGTGGAGCGGACGTTCGCCTGGCTGGGGACGTGCCGGCGGTTGTCCAAGGACCGGGAGAAGACGGTGCGGTCGTCGGAGGCGTTCGTCAAGTTGGCCATGATCCACCTGATGCTCAACCGGCTTGAGCCGAAAGGGGGCGACGCCGAGTTTCAATACCACACGGTGGCATAA
- a CDS encoding prepilin peptidase, whose amino-acid sequence MDWWFHFPAVFWCVTVFTLGLMIGSFLNVVIARLPYEKSLVWPSSRCFACYQPIRLTDNIPVLGFLRLRGRCRACGATFSARYLWVEVGTGVAFLALFLAEVLFNWSGIPGMKYNYLGADGAFPPARFWALFLYHATLMSGLIAAAAIDAEHRIIPAQVTYTVMTVGVIGGVLMPWPWPQPAAAVDAIPPHFTSWILDDVAGKIPVGVQPWPFWGPTFDAAPPGSWKMGLLNSVIGAFVGSLVVRATKWFFETGFGREALGLGDADLLMMAGAFLGWQIPMLSLFTGAVAALVLKVFESVCWNSAPAARQGSSAGTPVSGPVQPRELPFGPGLAIGVVVTWFAWPWLGPKLQFPFFDGTTMLMLCGFMGVGLLAAALFMRRPAETPLTAVK is encoded by the coding sequence ATGGACTGGTGGTTCCACTTCCCGGCCGTGTTCTGGTGCGTGACGGTCTTCACCCTCGGGCTGATGATCGGGTCGTTCCTGAACGTTGTGATCGCCCGGCTGCCGTACGAAAAGAGCCTCGTGTGGCCGTCGTCCCGGTGCTTCGCGTGTTACCAACCGATCCGGCTCACCGACAACATTCCGGTCCTGGGGTTCTTGCGCCTCCGCGGCCGGTGTCGAGCGTGCGGTGCCACCTTTTCCGCCCGCTACCTGTGGGTGGAGGTCGGAACCGGGGTCGCGTTCCTGGCCCTGTTTCTCGCCGAAGTGCTGTTCAACTGGTCCGGCATTCCGGGCATGAAGTACAACTACCTTGGTGCCGACGGAGCGTTCCCCCCGGCCCGGTTCTGGGCGCTGTTCCTGTACCATGCCACCCTCATGTCGGGGCTGATCGCCGCTGCGGCCATTGACGCGGAACACCGTATCATTCCGGCGCAAGTGACCTATACGGTCATGACGGTCGGCGTGATCGGGGGAGTGCTGATGCCGTGGCCGTGGCCGCAACCGGCTGCGGCCGTCGATGCCATCCCGCCCCATTTTACTTCGTGGATCCTCGACGACGTGGCGGGGAAGATTCCGGTCGGCGTTCAGCCGTGGCCGTTTTGGGGGCCGACGTTCGATGCCGCCCCCCCGGGCAGTTGGAAGATGGGGCTACTCAACAGCGTGATCGGTGCGTTCGTTGGGTCCCTGGTCGTTCGGGCGACCAAGTGGTTTTTCGAAACCGGGTTCGGGCGTGAGGCGCTGGGGTTGGGGGATGCGGACCTGCTGATGATGGCCGGCGCGTTCCTCGGCTGGCAGATCCCGATGCTGTCGCTGTTCACTGGCGCGGTCGCCGCACTGGTGCTGAAAGTGTTCGAATCGGTGTGTTGGAACTCGGCTCCGGCCGCGCGCCAAGGTTCGTCCGCCGGCACCCCGGTGAGCGGGCCGGTGCAACCCCGCGAGTTGCCGTTCGGCCCGGGGCTGGCGATCGGCGTCGTGGTGACGTGGTTCGCGTGGCCGTGGCTCGGCCCGAAACTGCAGTTCCCGTTCTTCGACGGGACTACGATGCTCATGTTGTGCGGGTTCATGGGTGTCGGGTTGCTGGCCGCCGCGCTGTTCATGCGCCGGCCGGCGGAGACGCCTTTGACCGCGGTAAAATAA
- a CDS encoding transposase has protein sequence MVQARAAELSITLLYLPSYSHNLNLIERLRRLLKRRSVYGKYRPNFATFRAAIEDTLSQLTTAHAEPLAALMTLQFQEFEDVSLLTE, from the coding sequence GTGGTGCAGGCGCGGGCGGCCGAGTTGTCAATCACCCTGTTGTACCTGCCCAGCTATTCGCACAACCTGAACCTCATCGAACGCCTCCGACGGCTCCTCAAACGCAGGAGCGTTTACGGCAAGTACCGTCCCAACTTCGCCACCTTCAGGGCCGCCATCGAGGACACGCTGAGCCAACTGACCACCGCCCACGCCGAACCGTTGGCCGCGCTCATGACACTCCAATTCCAGGAGTTCGAAGATGTCTCACTCCTGACCGAGTAA
- a CDS encoding DUF7691 family protein, with translation MSQGLTAYLVPRDEVLAAPGSGDRELVTDILESFAEDIEQLDSDFETGDPDCWEGPTAAGAVAELIGSRPSMDEDDAGLYATAFELVCRYYGAWASNNYFSPCRVEWFNRLDGILTAGGVPLSLVNLWCIAPPLRPPWDRLLEFGHWSAGAMLAASAPLGRLLPTVADAEERAALVTVAGWLRAAEAAPGSILVGFFR, from the coding sequence GTGAGCCAGGGTCTGACGGCGTACCTGGTGCCTCGTGATGAGGTTCTGGCCGCTCCCGGGAGCGGGGATCGCGAGCTTGTCACGGATATCCTGGAGTCGTTCGCCGAGGACATCGAGCAACTCGACAGCGACTTCGAGACCGGCGACCCCGATTGCTGGGAGGGGCCGACCGCTGCCGGGGCGGTGGCCGAGCTGATCGGCAGCCGCCCGAGCATGGACGAGGATGACGCCGGGCTGTACGCCACCGCGTTCGAGCTGGTGTGCCGGTACTACGGTGCGTGGGCCAGCAACAACTACTTCAGTCCCTGCCGGGTGGAGTGGTTCAATCGCCTGGACGGTATTCTTACGGCCGGTGGTGTGCCGCTGTCGCTCGTCAATCTGTGGTGCATCGCGCCACCTCTCCGACCGCCGTGGGACCGGCTGCTGGAGTTCGGCCATTGGTCGGCGGGTGCCATGCTCGCGGCATCAGCCCCGCTCGGCCGGCTGCTGCCGACGGTGGCCGACGCCGAGGAGCGGGCGGCACTCGTTACCGTGGCCGGCTGGTTACGGGCGGCGGAGGCGGCGCCCGGTTCGATCTTGGTCGGCTTCTTCCGGTGA
- a CDS encoding GAF domain-containing protein, producing the protein MNALPRLDQTDCLLEVVQRLSSVRSLAEITDIAKVAARRLTGADGACFVLRDGDKCYYVDEDAIAPLWKGKRFPLEACISGWVMLNRQPALIPDIYADDRIPHDAYRPTFVKSLAVVPIRSLGPVGALAVYWADTARPTATEVRWLQSLADSTALALEYLESQAEVNKALGVASFLEGENARLRDTVKPAAPGDLVRMCFLTKRFEIGGRWVAIEELLELCYGVHVTHGLSPEGLDQISAGRR; encoded by the coding sequence GTGAACGCTCTCCCCCGGCTCGACCAAACGGACTGCTTGCTCGAGGTGGTCCAGCGCCTCTCATCGGTCCGCTCGCTGGCCGAGATCACAGACATCGCGAAGGTCGCGGCCCGGCGCCTCACCGGCGCCGACGGGGCGTGCTTCGTTCTGCGCGACGGGGACAAGTGCTACTACGTCGACGAAGACGCCATCGCCCCGCTGTGGAAGGGCAAGCGGTTCCCGCTCGAGGCCTGTATCAGCGGGTGGGTGATGCTCAACCGCCAGCCGGCTCTGATCCCTGACATTTATGCCGACGACCGGATCCCGCACGACGCGTACCGACCGACGTTCGTGAAGAGTTTGGCAGTGGTCCCGATTCGCTCGCTCGGCCCGGTTGGGGCACTGGCCGTGTACTGGGCTGACACGGCCCGCCCGACGGCCACCGAAGTGCGGTGGCTTCAGTCGCTCGCGGACTCGACCGCCTTGGCTCTTGAATACCTCGAATCGCAGGCCGAAGTGAACAAAGCGCTAGGGGTTGCGAGCTTCTTGGAGGGTGAAAACGCGCGCCTGCGTGACACGGTTAAGCCGGCTGCGCCGGGCGATCTCGTGCGGATGTGTTTCCTTACGAAGCGGTTCGAAATAGGAGGTCGGTGGGTGGCAATCGAGGAACTCCTCGAGTTGTGTTACGGAGTACACGTCACCCACGGGCTGAGCCCCGAAGGGCTGGACCAGATAAGCGCCGGCCGGCGGTGA
- the hisH gene encoding imidazole glycerol phosphate synthase subunit HisH has protein sequence MATVIVDYGMANLRSVQKAFEQVGHNATISGDPKHVATASRVVLPGVGAFRDAIARLRETGLDEAVRRHIDAGRPFLGICLGMQLLFSRSHEDGVHAGLNVFQGDVVKFPPSPALKVPHMGWNTLKLVRPDCPLFQGLPADPAVYFVHSYFAAPAAGEIVVATADYPAPFCSVVWKGNVYATQFHPEKSQRIGVQMLRNFSSL, from the coding sequence ATGGCAACAGTGATCGTGGATTACGGGATGGCGAATCTGCGGAGCGTCCAGAAGGCGTTCGAGCAGGTCGGCCATAACGCCACGATCAGCGGCGACCCGAAGCATGTGGCGACGGCGTCGCGCGTGGTCCTACCGGGGGTCGGTGCGTTTCGAGACGCCATCGCGCGGCTGCGCGAGACGGGACTCGACGAGGCCGTGCGGCGCCACATTGACGCGGGCCGCCCGTTCCTCGGCATTTGCCTCGGAATGCAGTTGCTCTTCTCGCGCAGCCACGAAGACGGTGTTCACGCCGGGTTGAATGTGTTCCAGGGGGACGTTGTTAAGTTTCCCCCGTCGCCGGCGCTGAAGGTGCCGCACATGGGCTGGAACACGTTGAAGCTGGTCAGGCCCGATTGCCCACTGTTCCAGGGACTGCCCGCGGACCCGGCGGTGTACTTCGTCCACTCGTATTTCGCAGCCCCAGCCGCAGGTGAGATCGTTGTGGCGACCGCCGATTACCCCGCACCGTTTTGCTCGGTGGTGTGGAAGGGCAACGTCTACGCGACACAGTTCCACCCTGAGAAAAGTCAGCGGATCGGTGTTCAGATGCTCCGCAACTTTTCCTCTCTGTAA
- a CDS encoding serine/threonine-protein kinase: MSRIIRRWPQQAHACPVPAEPVSTLPPPDETAERTLFSVPTGAGTRARAPVTFPGYEILDELGRGGMGVVYKARHLGLNRLVALKVILGGPLARDEDKARFRIEAEAGARLHHPNIVQVYDVGECAGFAYMALELVEGGTLRQWQNGHPVAARDAARLASAVARAIHHAHERGIIHRDLKPANILLAQVAGSGAGPGNSDGTDGLQLPNVRPKVTDFGLAKALAGGTDLTGTGVLCGTPNYMAPEQVSGAPPGPSVDVYGLGALLFEMLAGRPPFAGSDAADVLNQILRTEAPDVRRLAPRAPRDLAVIVAKCLEKVPARRYATARDLADDLDRYLGAKPIAARPVGPAGRAWRWSRRHPVAAGFLLISSAGCLLTGGMALELLHSRNGERAARDTADAARREAEEQRAAAERTRDELARALAAAEREQATALAEHAAAVKQQGHADAARNQSEADLRVAGRVICDAVRELAREPRFADDELRGTRLLLLESGRAFCTSVLAGKSDTPEWLQMLADVSHWLGYLEARNDNHAGAAAEYGAAADAAGRWARKEPANPDARGRRCESLMCAAGALASLGRLDEAERAYREAAGLIEGVVAERAKLRHPLEGAERRRARELYDRWARLLHRRGNRADCERAARKALDHARELPTTGPAGGEHLRLVQLAHQGYAHALGALGRWDEGERQFAAALEVADRHPVLGPRDAPYSAARVGGLLELADYRHARNHPARADEAFREAVGTMERSFAAQPADAPDSWLSVELARACIRHANSLRARELTADAEKRYNQALGALAPVLRRAPGFRPAVDAASDARAGRAELYDRTGRHRASANEWAALADEDPRVRNRSRWELNGLHARLRAGDWRGAYDAGLCALGKRQPGWASAEQGLVWCLVAKQIGADPALSPEDRAVAAREAADNAVRCLEAARSAGEFENPGRLEWYAARAADFAPVRDRFDPKRR, encoded by the coding sequence ATGTCGCGAATCATCAGACGCTGGCCACAACAGGCCCACGCGTGTCCCGTACCCGCCGAACCCGTTTCCACCCTGCCCCCGCCGGACGAAACCGCGGAACGGACACTCTTCAGCGTGCCGACCGGCGCGGGCACGCGGGCACGCGCGCCGGTCACGTTCCCGGGTTACGAGATCCTCGACGAACTCGGGCGCGGCGGCATGGGCGTCGTGTACAAAGCGCGGCACCTCGGCCTGAATCGGCTCGTGGCGCTGAAGGTGATCCTGGGCGGGCCGCTCGCGCGCGACGAAGACAAGGCCCGGTTCCGCATTGAGGCCGAAGCCGGGGCACGGCTGCACCACCCGAACATCGTGCAGGTGTACGACGTCGGCGAGTGTGCCGGGTTCGCATACATGGCACTGGAGTTGGTCGAAGGCGGCACGCTCCGGCAGTGGCAGAACGGGCACCCGGTCGCGGCGCGGGACGCGGCCCGGCTGGCATCGGCCGTGGCCCGCGCGATCCACCACGCGCACGAGCGGGGGATCATTCACCGCGACCTCAAGCCCGCCAACATCCTGCTCGCGCAGGTGGCGGGTTCGGGGGCGGGGCCCGGCAACAGCGACGGGACCGACGGGCTGCAGCTTCCGAACGTGCGCCCCAAGGTGACCGACTTCGGGCTCGCGAAGGCGCTCGCCGGGGGCACCGACCTGACCGGCACCGGGGTGCTGTGCGGGACCCCGAATTACATGGCACCGGAGCAGGTCAGCGGGGCGCCGCCGGGCCCCAGTGTGGACGTGTACGGGCTCGGCGCGCTGCTGTTCGAAATGCTCGCGGGGCGCCCCCCGTTCGCCGGCTCGGACGCCGCGGACGTCCTGAACCAGATCCTCCGCACCGAAGCCCCGGACGTGCGCCGCCTCGCACCGCGGGCGCCCCGCGACCTGGCGGTGATCGTGGCGAAGTGCCTGGAGAAAGTCCCGGCGCGGCGGTACGCGACGGCGCGCGACTTGGCGGACGACCTGGACCGCTATCTGGGCGCCAAGCCGATCGCCGCGCGCCCGGTGGGGCCGGCGGGGCGGGCGTGGCGGTGGAGTCGGCGCCACCCCGTCGCGGCCGGCTTCCTTCTCATTTCCAGCGCCGGCTGCTTGCTCACCGGCGGGATGGCTCTGGAGCTGCTGCACTCGCGCAACGGCGAGCGCGCGGCCCGCGACACCGCCGACGCGGCGCGGCGCGAGGCGGAGGAGCAGCGCGCCGCCGCCGAGCGGACCCGGGACGAACTGGCCCGCGCGCTGGCCGCTGCCGAGCGGGAACAAGCCACCGCGCTGGCGGAGCACGCCGCCGCGGTGAAGCAACAGGGCCACGCGGACGCGGCCCGGAACCAGTCCGAAGCCGACCTGCGCGTCGCGGGGCGGGTGATCTGCGACGCGGTCCGCGAGCTGGCCCGCGAGCCGCGGTTCGCGGACGACGAGCTGCGCGGCACCCGGCTCCTGCTGCTGGAGTCCGGTCGCGCGTTCTGCACCTCCGTGCTGGCCGGCAAGTCCGACACGCCCGAGTGGCTCCAGATGCTCGCCGACGTGTCGCACTGGCTGGGCTACCTGGAGGCCCGTAACGACAACCATGCGGGGGCGGCGGCGGAATACGGGGCGGCGGCCGACGCGGCCGGGCGGTGGGCGCGGAAGGAACCGGCGAACCCGGACGCGCGGGGGCGGCGGTGCGAATCGCTCATGTGCGCGGCGGGGGCGCTGGCGAGCCTCGGGCGCCTCGACGAGGCCGAGCGGGCGTACCGCGAGGCCGCCGGGCTGATCGAAGGTGTGGTGGCGGAGCGGGCGAAGCTCCGGCACCCGCTCGAAGGGGCGGAGCGGCGCCGCGCGCGCGAACTGTACGACCGTTGGGCGCGGCTGCTGCACCGCCGCGGGAACCGCGCCGACTGTGAGCGGGCCGCGCGGAAGGCACTGGACCACGCGCGCGAGCTGCCCACAACCGGCCCGGCCGGCGGGGAGCACCTGCGGCTCGTCCAGTTGGCCCACCAGGGGTACGCGCACGCGCTCGGCGCTCTCGGGCGCTGGGACGAGGGCGAGAGGCAGTTCGCTGCCGCCCTCGAGGTCGCGGACCGGCACCCGGTGCTGGGGCCACGGGACGCGCCGTACTCCGCGGCCCGAGTGGGGGGGCTGCTCGAGCTGGCGGACTACCGGCACGCCCGGAACCACCCCGCCCGCGCCGACGAGGCGTTCCGCGAGGCGGTCGGCACGATGGAGCGGTCGTTCGCGGCCCAGCCCGCGGACGCGCCCGACTCCTGGCTGAGCGTCGAACTGGCCCGGGCCTGTATCCGCCACGCGAACAGCCTCCGCGCGCGCGAGCTGACCGCGGACGCGGAGAAGCGGTACAACCAAGCGCTGGGGGCGCTCGCGCCGGTGCTCCGCCGCGCGCCGGGGTTCCGTCCGGCGGTCGACGCGGCCTCCGACGCCCGGGCGGGGCGCGCGGAGCTGTATGATCGCACCGGCCGGCACCGCGCGTCGGCGAACGAGTGGGCGGCACTCGCCGACGAGGACCCGCGGGTGCGGAACCGTTCCCGGTGGGAGCTGAACGGGTTGCACGCGCGGTTGCGCGCGGGCGACTGGCGGGGCGCGTACGACGCCGGGCTGTGTGCGCTGGGGAAGCGGCAGCCGGGCTGGGCGTCGGCCGAACAGGGGCTCGTCTGGTGCCTGGTCGCCAAGCAGATCGGGGCCGATCCGGCTCTTTCGCCTGAGGACCGTGCGGTCGCGGCCCGGGAAGCGGCGGACAACGCGGTCCGGTGCCTGGAAGCGGCCCGTTCGGCGGGGGAGTTTGAGAACCCGGGCCGGCTGGAGTGGTACGCGGCGCGGGCCGCGGACTTCGCCCCCGTGCGCGACCGGTTCGACCCGAAGCGGAGGTGA
- a CDS encoding immunity protein Imm33 domain-containing protein encodes MEPLQELQQRICRTYGAGFEPPAPGSKVGLAIPTLDRIPIHGVRLAPTDTTCGWYIYAGGEWSDAADFYQPLCVEHMADYCRLAVPFLGLPPGWRFMIDGQGFIDVWQDAEPGAPADTAV; translated from the coding sequence GTGGAGCCGCTGCAAGAACTGCAACAGCGTATCTGCCGCACCTACGGAGCAGGGTTCGAGCCGCCCGCGCCGGGATCGAAGGTCGGGCTCGCCATCCCGACGCTCGATCGCATCCCGATCCACGGCGTCCGGCTGGCCCCGACCGACACAACGTGCGGATGGTACATCTACGCCGGCGGCGAGTGGTCGGACGCCGCCGACTTCTACCAGCCGTTGTGCGTCGAGCACATGGCAGATTACTGCCGCCTCGCCGTCCCGTTCCTCGGCCTGCCGCCGGGCTGGCGGTTTATGATAGACGGCCAAGGCTTCATCGACGTTTGGCAAGACGCCGAACCCGGCGCGCCTGCTGACACCGCCGTCTGA
- a CDS encoding SDR family oxidoreductase, protein MSHTGKVALVTGAGSGIGRAVALALVREGYRVVLAGRRADALAATAALAPAGAGVLPVAADVTDPAAVRALFGRTQEAFGRLDVLFNNAGVSAPAVPLEDLTFDQWRTVVDVNLTGVFLCTQEAFRLMKGQAPRGGRIINNGSISATAPRPNSAPYTATKHAITGLTKSAALDGRKYDIACGQIDIGNAATEMTERMTGGVLQANGTVAPEPRMDVEHVARAVVYMAGLPLDANVLFMTVMATQMPLVGRG, encoded by the coding sequence ATGTCCCATACGGGGAAAGTGGCCCTGGTGACCGGGGCCGGGTCGGGGATCGGCCGCGCGGTGGCGCTCGCGCTCGTGCGCGAGGGCTACCGCGTGGTCCTCGCCGGGCGCCGGGCGGACGCGCTCGCCGCTACCGCCGCGTTGGCGCCGGCCGGTGCCGGTGTGCTGCCGGTCGCCGCAGACGTGACCGATCCGGCCGCCGTTCGTGCGCTCTTCGGGCGCACACAGGAGGCGTTCGGCCGGCTCGACGTGCTGTTCAACAACGCCGGGGTGAGCGCGCCCGCGGTGCCGCTGGAGGACCTCACCTTCGACCAGTGGCGGACGGTCGTTGACGTGAACCTGACCGGCGTGTTCCTTTGCACGCAGGAGGCGTTCCGGCTGATGAAGGGGCAGGCCCCGCGCGGCGGCCGGATCATCAACAACGGGTCCATTTCGGCAACCGCCCCGCGCCCCAATTCCGCGCCCTACACGGCCACCAAGCACGCGATCACGGGTCTGACGAAGTCCGCGGCGCTGGACGGCCGCAAGTACGACATCGCGTGCGGGCAGATCGACATCGGGAACGCCGCCACCGAGATGACCGAGCGCATGACCGGCGGGGTGCTTCAAGCGAACGGCACCGTCGCCCCGGAACCGCGGATGGACGTGGAACACGTCGCGCGGGCGGTCGTGTACATGGCGGGCCTGCCGCTCGACGCGAACGTGCTGTTCATGACCGTCATGGCCACGCAGATGCCGCTCGTCGGCCGCGGGTAG
- a CDS encoding helix-turn-helix domain-containing protein codes for MNPPAGAVPLAWFHIARTEDEQRTVNAERDTDVRCKMMVLWVLHHGDTRERAATVTGLGRATVQRYVRTYKDGRLDGLRRWGVTGPVSALATHSDVVRASLTANPVRTTAQTADRIEQLTGIRRQPTQSRVFLAGLGFSDARSGDPDPPKKRSPSTSRPSAGSSARN; via the coding sequence GTGAACCCGCCCGCCGGAGCCGTCCCGTTGGCTTGGTTCCACATCGCGCGGACCGAGGATGAGCAACGGACCGTCAACGCCGAGCGTGACACGGACGTCCGCTGCAAGATGATGGTGTTGTGGGTGCTCCACCACGGCGATACCCGCGAGCGAGCCGCAACCGTTACCGGACTCGGGCGAGCGACCGTCCAGCGGTACGTCCGGACGTACAAGGACGGCAGACTCGACGGGCTCCGCCGATGGGGCGTCACCGGCCCGGTCAGCGCCTTAGCCACCCATTCCGACGTGGTCCGAGCGTCCCTCACGGCCAACCCGGTTCGAACCACCGCCCAGACGGCCGACCGGATCGAGCAGCTGACCGGGATCCGTCGCCAGCCGACTCAATCCCGCGTGTTCTTGGCCGGACTGGGGTTCAGCGATGCGCGTTCGGGCGATCCCGATCCCCCCAAAAAGCGCTCGCCGAGCACTTCGCGACCCAGCGCGGGTTCCTCGGCACGCAACTGA